GTCCTCGACACCGGGGTGGACGACGGGCATCCGGACCTCGCTGGGCGGTTGCTCGACGGCCGGTCCTTCGGCAACTCGGGGGGCAGCAGTGCTGGCGCTCCCGAGGTCTCGCAGGGTGACCGGGGGCACGGTACGAGCAGCGCGGGCCTCATCGGCGCGGCAGCTGACAACGGCACCGGCCTTGCGGGTTTGACTTGGCAGGGGCGCAACGTGCTGCCCGTCAAGGTGATCAACGAGCAGGGCAGCGCGGTGGGGGCCAGTACGGTGTCTATCCGGAATGGCCTGACCTACGCTGTAGAGCAAGGTGCCAAGGTCGTGAACATGAGCCTGGGCATTCGTGGCAATCCCGGCGACAAGGCGCTCGACGACGCCCTGGCGAACGCTGCGGCCAGCGCCGTGCTCGTGGCGGCGGCCGGCAACACCAGCGGGGACGGCATCTACTACCCGGCAAGCAATGCCAACGTGATCGCCGTGGGGGCGGTGGGCCGCGAGGACTCGCTCGCCTGCTACAGTGCCCGGCCCGGGAGTGCCAGCGGCTCGCGTCAGCTCGACATCGTCGCGCCGGGGGGCAATGCGGGCACGGGCACGAGCAGTTGCTACGCCAGCAATCCCTACGATCAGCTCGTGCTGGCGACCCGCGACCAGGGCGGTTACACCCTGCGCGCCGGAACCAGCGAGGCTGCGCCCCTGGTGAGCGGGGTCGCGGCCCTGATTCGTTCGGCCAACCCGAACCTGAGTGCGGCGCAGGTTAAGAGCCTGCTGCTGGGCAGCACACGGCAGGTCAACAATCTGAAGTTCCTCGACGCCGAGGCGGCGGTGAAGGCCGCACTGCGCTGAGAAGGACCTGCAAAGAGGGCGCGGGGAGACTGGATCTCTGCCGCGCCTGAGGCCCGCGCCCGCCTGAGCGTGTAACGCCGCCAGTCCCGCAATATGGGGAGTTGCCATGCTCGTGCCGCTCAGGCGCCGCATGCTGCCGCTCGGCCACGCCAAGAGTACGCCCACGCCGGGGGCCACCAGATCCACCGCGCCCGGGCCGTCCACGTCCGCGCACGAGAAGCGCGCAATGCAGTCGCGGCCGTCCACTGCCCCCACGGCGAGCACGCTGGCACAGGCGGCGGGGTTGCCGGCCGGGGCCACCACCTCGGGGCGCAGACTCTCGTTGCTGGCAGCAGTGGCCAGTAGCACGCCCTGCTCTAGTAGGCGCCGGGCGATCACCTCGTAACGCACGCTGGGGGGGCTGCCCGCAGGCCGGGCCGAGCCGAGGCTCATGGACAGGATCTTGGCCCCCTGGTCGGTCGCCCAGTCGATGGCGTCGATGATCTGGTCGTCGGTGCCGCGTCCACTGTGACCTCCGGAGCCACCCCATAACGCTGCCCGCCCGCCGGCTGGGCGCGGTCCGCCACCACCTCGGCGCAGTAGGTACCGTGCGCGTGCCCGTCCTGCGCGCCCGGCTCGATCTGGATTCCGGGTCGCACTTCTGCCTGCGTGTCGCCGGGCAGGTGCCGTTCCTCGTCGGGCAGCACGGCCATGACCTCGTCCAGGGCCTGTAGCCGCGTGATCTTGCCAGGAGTCAGGGTGGCAACCGCCACGCCCAGGCTGCGGTAGAACCGCGCGTGGACGCCGTTGGCTGTACCCAGGACCGTGCGGGTCGCGCGCATAGATGGCCCAGGCAGCGGTGAGACGTCCAGAGTGCTGGCGAGCAGTTCGGCATTGCCGGCATCCACCCGGCGAAAGAGGACGATGTGGGCGGGCTGTTCGTGAAGCAGGGTCTCAGTGGGCGTGGGGTCCATGGGGGTCTCCTCCGGTGAGCAGCAGGGGTGGGCTGTCATTCTCGCACCCCCTGGCGGGGCGGGGGAGGGCCGTCACAATGAGGAACGTGTTCAGCCCCGAGCCGTTCAGCCGTCCTCCGCGCGTCACGGTGTCGCCTCCCGGGCCTATTACGGCCCTGCTACGCTTTGCCGCCCCCAGCGACCCGCTGGCAGCCCAGCCCCGCTGGCGCCTCCTGCGTAACCCTGTGCAGGTGGTCACGGCGCACACCCTGGACGAGGTTGGTTCGGCCCTGAAGGCAGTCGAGCAGGCGGTCGCCGAGGGCCTGTACGCGGCCGGTTTCGTGACCTACGAGGCGGCTCCGGCCTTCGACCCGACCCTGGTCACCCACCCGTCCGGGGAGATGCCGCTGCTGTGGTTCGCCCTGTTCACAAATTTCGAAGAACTGGATGACCTGCCCGGTTCCACCAGTAACTTCAGCCTCGGCGCGTGGACCCCGGACGGTCCAGAGACGGAGTACGCGGCCGCCATCACCGAGATCCGGCGACAGATCGCCGAGGGCAACACCTATCAGGTGAACCACACCCTCCGTCTGCGGGCGCCCTTCGCCGGAGACGACCTCGCGCTATTCACGGCTCTGAGCCGCGCACAGCCCACCTTCTACTCGGCGTACCTGAACGCGGGGCGCTGGCGGGTACTCTCGGTGTCGCCGGAACTGTTCTTCAGCGTCGCGGGAGGCGAGATCGTGACCCGTCCCATGAAGGGCACCGCACCGAGGGGAGGCACGCCGGAGGAGGACGCGGCCCGTGTCGCTGCCCTGCGCGCCTCGCCCAAGGAGCGCGCCGAGAACCTGATGATCGTGGACCTGCTGCGCAACGACCTCGGCCGCGTGTCCCGCTTCGGTACCGTCACGGTGCCCCGACTTTTCGAGGTCGAGACGTATCCGACCCTACACACCATGACTTCCATGGTGCGCGCCGAACTGCGGCCGAGCGTCCGACTAGCCGAGGTGTTCGGGGCCCTGTTTCCCTGCGGCTCGGTGACGGGCGCTCCCAAGGTAAACACCATGCGCCTGATCCGTAGGCTGGAGCCTGCGCCGCGCGGAGTGTACTGCGGCGCGGTCGGGTACCTGTCTCCAGGCGATGAGATGGTATTCAACGTGCCCATCCGTACCGTAACGCTCGACATGGCGCGCGGGACGGCCGAGTACGGGGTCGGCGGCGGCGTGACCTGGGACTCGACGCCGGAGGGTGAATATGCTGAGGTGCTCACAAAAGCAGCGGTCGTGCGGGGTCTGGTCACTGGGGAGCAGTCGTGACCTTCTCTCTGCTCGAAACCCTGCGCCTGGAGGCCGGTGAGTTGCCCGCCCTGGAGGCTCACCTCGACCGTATGGAGGCGTCGGCGCGGCATTTTGGCTGGCCGCTAGACCGGTCCGCGCTGCGCACTCTGGCCTGGCAGCGAGCCGCTGAGCACCCGGTCGGCGTCTGGCGCCTGCGGCTGCTGTGCGCCCCGGACGGGGAAATCGTGGCGCAGGACCTGCCTCTGGTAGACGAGCCTGTCCCCCTGCTCGCGGCCCTCGCCCAGACGCCGGTCCTAAGCACCGACTCCCGTCTGGCCCACAAGACCACCGACCGCGCCGTATATGAGGCCCACCGCGCCGCCCAGCCGGACCTTCAGGAAGTCCTGCTCTGGAACGAACGCGGGGAACTGGCCGAGTTTGCGACCGGCAACCTAGTGCTGCGGTTAGAAGGCGAGCTGTTGACCCCGCCTCTGACCGCCGGCGTCCTGCCGGGAGTGGCGCGCGCGGCGGCCCTCGCTTCGGGCCGGATCGTCGAGGCGACCTTGCTCCGCCCGCTTCTCGCGCAGGCCGAAGAGGTGTGGCACCTCAACAGTCTGCGCGGGTGGCGGCCGGTGGTGTTGGGCTGAGCCTCAGGCCAGTTCGACGATGCTCGCGTCCGACACCGTCAGCTTGTGCGTGCGCGGAATGGTGCGGCCACCCCGGACCTGGGCGCGCACGCCGATCAGGCAGTCCTGAAGGCGGGTGTTCAGATTCTCGATGAGCGCGTCGGCGTCGATGACACTGTGTTCGACCTCGGCATGCCGGATGACGCTGTTACGCCCGATGCTAGTGAAGGGGCCGATGTAGGCGTCCTCGATGACCACGTTCTCGCCAATAATCACCGGCCCGACGATCTTGCTGCGCACCACCCGTGAGGACTCTGGGATCACCACCCGCCCACTGACCCGCGTCTCTATGACCTCGCCCCGGACGTCGCTTTCCAGTTTCTCCAGCAGGAGATGGTTGGCTTCGAGCAGATCGGTCGGCCGGCCCGTATCCTTCCACCAGCCGACGACTGGTTGGCCCATGACGGTGGCTCCGGCCTCGATCAGGCGCTGGATGCCGTCTGTGATCTCGTACTCGCCGCGCGCCGAAGGCGGCATGCCGTCGAGCATCTCGAACAGCCGGGCCGTGAAACAGTACAGACCCGCCACCGCGAGGTTGCTCGGCGGGTTCTTGGGCTTCTCGACCAGGCGCACGATGCGCTCGCCATCCATCTGCGCCACACCGAAGGCGGTTGGGTCTTCGACCTGTACCAGCGCGATCAGCGCGTCGGGGCGCGCCTCCTGGAAACGCTCGACGAAGGGACGTGCGCCGTACTCGAAAAGGTTGTCTCCGAGATATACGCAGAAGTCGTCCTGGCCTACCCATTCGCGGGCGGTCAGGACTGCGTGCCCGAGCCCGAGCTGCTCGTTCTGGTCGATCAGCGTGATCTGCACCCCCGTAACGTTGCGAATGGCGTGGGCAATTTCGTCCCGCGTGAGTTGGGAGACCACGATGCCGATCTCATGGATGCCCGCCTCCTGCAGAGTACGGATCGCGTGGCGGATGATCGGCTGTCCGGCGACCCTCAGAACGGGTTTGGGGCGCGTGAAGGTGAGCGGACGCAGGCGGGTGCCGAGTCCAGCGGCGGGGATGATGGCTTTCATGTGTGGACAGCATAAGCGCAAGAAATTGGCCGGGGGAGGCGGCCGCTTCTGTCCTTTTCTTGAGGCTCGTCTGGCAGGGAACTCTGTTCGCTGCAATGACAATGGCCCGAAAAAGCTCTATGAGAGCTAAGGTGAGTCAGGAACAAGTCAGCGAAGGGGCATGACTGGGAGTTTTTTCTTGTCCTTGACGGGAAAATTAAACATTTCACGTATTCGAGTCTCTTTTTGCGGTGATGTGGCAGAATGAGCAAGATGGACACGACCTCAATGTTCGTGCCGGTGATTCTCGCGGGTGGCAGTGGAGAGCGTTTCTGGCCACTTTCCCGGCGCCACCGCCCCAAACAATTTCTCACGCTGGACGACTCGGGCCGCAGTCTGTTACGGGCGATTTCAAGGAGATTCCCCCGGTTGCTGGGTCATGCTGCCAAGAAGCCGGAGATCTGCCGCCCTGGCATCCGGAGCCAGTTTTCATGACTGCCTTTCCGACCGACGACCTGCAGGAGGTGCCGCGCCACCGCGCGCCGCAGCCGCCCGTACCAGAAAGTGACGGGGGTGACAATGAAATTGAACTGGGGGCTCTGTGGCAGGGTGTCCGCCGTCGCCTGCCCTGGATTCTGCTGGCGACGGCGCTCGTGGGAGGCGGTGTGTACCTCTGGTCGCGCTCGCAGCCCAGCATCTATGCCGCGTCTTCCAGTTTGGTGACTTCAGGGAACGGCAACGTGGGCGGCACCTCGCTGGTCACGGCCGCTCCACTGCCCCCAGGCGCGCTTCAGGAGGCCCTGCAGGGTCCGGTAGTGCTGGGCAGTATCATCAAGCAGCTCAAGAGTGCCCCGCAATTTTCTGCTGCGCAGCGCACCGCCCTGAGTGCTGAGCTGCAAGAAGAGTTGCAGCGTCAATCATTGAGCACCATCGAATTGCAGACCCGGTTGGACCAGGGGGGCAACGGCGTTTACGTCGTCTCGGCCAGAGGCCCGACGCCTCAGGCGGCAGCGGCCCTGACCGACATCGCCACCGACGCTCTGCTGAGCTGGGATCGGGGCCGCGCCCTGAGCGTGATCCAACGGGCACAGGCGTCGTTGCGGGCCCAGGTTACATCCATCAATAGCCAACTTGCCGCCGGGGACCTGACGGATGTCGAGCGTCAGACCCTGATTACAGCCCGGGCCGGCGTGCAGCGCAGTCTCGCCGAAGCGGGCATTCAGGTCGTGGGCCTCGCAGGTTACCTGCAAAAAGTTGCTCCGGCTGTCGCGCCTCTCGACCGGGTGGCGCCTCGACCGACCCGCAATGCCATTCTCGCGGGTCTGTTGACCCTGCTACTCGGTGTGGGGCTCGCGGCGCTGCGCACAGTCACAGACCGTTCGGTGCGCTCGGAAGAAGACCTGCTGAATTTTGGCCTGCCGACGCTGGGTACCATTCCCCGGTTACGTAAGCGCGACATCGTCCTGAGCGGCATTGTCCGCGCGGCGCGGCAGGCGGGGCTGTACGAGGCCATCGGCTTCCTGCGCGTGAACCTGCTGTCGCAGCTGCCCCGCAAGACCGGGCTGCGTGTACTTGTGACCTCCACCTCGCCGGGTGAGGGTAAAAGCAGCTTGACCGCCACGTTGGCCGACAGCTTCGCGGCCAGTGGGCAGCGCGTGCTGATCATTGACGCTGACCTGCGCCGCGGCACCCAGCAGGAAGTGTGGGACAAGTTTGAGCGCGAGCACCGCTGGATTCAGCTGACTGGGCAGGAAGGTGGGGCGCGGTCCTTGCAGGACGCCCTACGCCAACCGGGCACCGTCCAAGTGATGGAAGTCGAGCCGCAGGTTCATGTGCTGCCCTCTGGGCCGGGGCTGCACGACAGCCTTCCCCTGCTCAACCAGTCCGACCTGGGCGTCATCTTGCCGCAGTGGAGCCAAGGCTATGATCTGGTTCTCATCGATAGCCCTCCTCTGCTTTCGCTGGCCGATAGCTTAGTGCTGGGCCGCCACACCGACGGCGTACTCATCGTGACTGAGGAAGGCAAGACCAGTCTCCAGACGGTGCGGCAGTTGCTGCGCCGCGCCCGCCAGGGTGGACTGCCCCTGCTGGGTTTCGTGCTGAATAAGGTGACGGTCTCCAGCCGCAACAGCCAGAACTACGGCTACAGCTACGCCCCCCGGCGTACGGATAACCGGTAACGGTCATGGGCCTGCATCTGCCCTCGGCCGCCCGGACCCTGCCCGGTCCCAGAGCCCACGAGCTTTCGCGTCTGACCGAACTGCCACAGTCACTGGTCCTTTTATTCGGCGACGTTCTGATTGGCATCCTCGCGGCTGGCCTGTGTGCGCTGTTCCTGAGGTCAACCGGCCGCCCGGAATTCGACTGGGTGACAGGCGCTATCTGGCTGAGCTTCTGGGTACTGTGGCGTGCTTATCAGGGCCTTTACCCCGGCTATGGCCGCTCGCCCCAGACCGAACTGCGACTGCACACGGTGGGCACAGTGCAACTGCTGGGGGCGCAACTGGCCGCCGCCTTTGCGGTGCATCAGTTCACGCCCAGTGTGGCCGGCATCCTGTTGCAGTGGTTGGCCATTCTCTTCCTGGCCCTACCTGTCCGTTACCTTCTGCGCGCCGCCATGATCCGGTCCGGGCGCTACGGCCGGTCGGTGAGTATCA
Above is a genomic segment from Deinococcus sp. Leaf326 containing:
- a CDS encoding S8 family serine peptidase; its protein translation is MRRHSGYAALLGLTLLLAGCGDVGTDPGTGGGGGGGGGAGLCGQGVSGGLQAASAGGVAAGLQVSTPAADWSAPHIAGQVLLVGPAGGLSAQNQEVRGLPALSGVQTLRVDDTLTLAFTPTGQDDRAFALRLQAAGMRAQPNFLYAPLAVPNDPGFPGNSGVSVAGKLYDQDYLTRIRASGAWDAVRSCGKPLTAARTAVLDTGVDDGHPDLAGRLLDGRSFGNSGGSSAGAPEVSQGDRGHGTSSAGLIGAAADNGTGLAGLTWQGRNVLPVKVINEQGSAVGASTVSIRNGLTYAVEQGAKVVNMSLGIRGNPGDKALDDALANAAASAVLVAAAGNTSGDGIYYPASNANVIAVGAVGREDSLACYSARPGSASGSRQLDIVAPGGNAGTGTSSCYASNPYDQLVLATRDQGGYTLRAGTSEAAPLVSGVAALIRSANPNLSAAQVKSLLLGSTRQVNNLKFLDAEAAVKAALR
- the pabB gene encoding aminodeoxychorismate synthase component I; the protein is MRNVFSPEPFSRPPRVTVSPPGPITALLRFAAPSDPLAAQPRWRLLRNPVQVVTAHTLDEVGSALKAVEQAVAEGLYAAGFVTYEAAPAFDPTLVTHPSGEMPLLWFALFTNFEELDDLPGSTSNFSLGAWTPDGPETEYAAAITEIRRQIAEGNTYQVNHTLRLRAPFAGDDLALFTALSRAQPTFYSAYLNAGRWRVLSVSPELFFSVAGGEIVTRPMKGTAPRGGTPEEDAARVAALRASPKERAENLMIVDLLRNDLGRVSRFGTVTVPRLFEVETYPTLHTMTSMVRAELRPSVRLAEVFGALFPCGSVTGAPKVNTMRLIRRLEPAPRGVYCGAVGYLSPGDEMVFNVPIRTVTLDMARGTAEYGVGGGVTWDSTPEGEYAEVLTKAAVVRGLVTGEQS
- a CDS encoding aminotransferase class IV translates to MTFSLLETLRLEAGELPALEAHLDRMEASARHFGWPLDRSALRTLAWQRAAEHPVGVWRLRLLCAPDGEIVAQDLPLVDEPVPLLAALAQTPVLSTDSRLAHKTTDRAVYEAHRAAQPDLQEVLLWNERGELAEFATGNLVLRLEGELLTPPLTAGVLPGVARAAALASGRIVEATLLRPLLAQAEEVWHLNSLRGWRPVVLG
- a CDS encoding glucose-1-phosphate thymidylyltransferase — protein: MKAIIPAAGLGTRLRPLTFTRPKPVLRVAGQPIIRHAIRTLQEAGIHEIGIVVSQLTRDEIAHAIRNVTGVQITLIDQNEQLGLGHAVLTAREWVGQDDFCVYLGDNLFEYGARPFVERFQEARPDALIALVQVEDPTAFGVAQMDGERIVRLVEKPKNPPSNLAVAGLYCFTARLFEMLDGMPPSARGEYEITDGIQRLIEAGATVMGQPVVGWWKDTGRPTDLLEANHLLLEKLESDVRGEVIETRVSGRVVIPESSRVVRSKIVGPVIIGENVVIEDAYIGPFTSIGRNSVIRHAEVEHSVIDADALIENLNTRLQDCLIGVRAQVRGGRTIPRTHKLTVSDASIVELA
- a CDS encoding tyrosine-protein kinase domain-containing protein, which gives rise to MTAFPTDDLQEVPRHRAPQPPVPESDGGDNEIELGALWQGVRRRLPWILLATALVGGGVYLWSRSQPSIYAASSSLVTSGNGNVGGTSLVTAAPLPPGALQEALQGPVVLGSIIKQLKSAPQFSAAQRTALSAELQEELQRQSLSTIELQTRLDQGGNGVYVVSARGPTPQAAAALTDIATDALLSWDRGRALSVIQRAQASLRAQVTSINSQLAAGDLTDVERQTLITARAGVQRSLAEAGIQVVGLAGYLQKVAPAVAPLDRVAPRPTRNAILAGLLTLLLGVGLAALRTVTDRSVRSEEDLLNFGLPTLGTIPRLRKRDIVLSGIVRAARQAGLYEAIGFLRVNLLSQLPRKTGLRVLVTSTSPGEGKSSLTATLADSFAASGQRVLIIDADLRRGTQQEVWDKFEREHRWIQLTGQEGGARSLQDALRQPGTVQVMEVEPQVHVLPSGPGLHDSLPLLNQSDLGVILPQWSQGYDLVLIDSPPLLSLADSLVLGRHTDGVLIVTEEGKTSLQTVRQLLRRARQGGLPLLGFVLNKVTVSSRNSQNYGYSYAPRRTDNR